A single genomic interval of Aegicerativicinus sediminis harbors:
- a CDS encoding type III PLP-dependent enzyme domain-containing protein, translated as MNTKYIDLIDQTFEFPQDEFTLENRSLKFHDIDLMELVEQYGTPLKFTYLPQISNNILKAKGWFANAIKKHKYKGKYYYCYCTKSSHFRHVLDEALKNDIHIETSSAFDIDIVEKLKASGKITDETYVLSNGFKRAQYITNIARLINNGHKNCIPIIDNYEEIDLLSAAINKKYNIGIRIASEEEPKFEFYTSRLGIGYKNIVPFYKAQIQGDKKVRLKMLHFFINTGIRDNAYYWNELSKCLKVYTNLKKICPTLDSLNIGGGFPIKNSLAFDFDYEYMVDEILNQVKIACDEEEVPVPHIFTEFGSFTVGESGGAIYEVLYQKQQNDREKWNMINSSFITTLPDTWAINKRFIMLPINRWYDSYERVLLGGLTCDSDDYYNSEQHMNAIYLPKYNKEKPLYIGFFNTGAYQETIGGYGGLQHCLIPTPKYLLIDKDDEGNLKTSIFNEQQTSEEFLQILGYNE; from the coding sequence ATGAATACTAAATACATAGATTTAATCGATCAGACTTTTGAATTTCCTCAGGACGAATTCACTTTAGAAAACAGATCTCTTAAATTTCACGACATCGATTTAATGGAATTGGTGGAGCAATATGGTACTCCATTGAAATTTACTTATTTACCACAGATTTCAAATAATATATTAAAGGCAAAAGGATGGTTTGCAAATGCCATAAAAAAGCATAAATACAAGGGTAAGTATTATTATTGCTATTGTACAAAGAGTTCTCATTTTCGTCATGTTTTGGATGAGGCATTGAAAAATGATATTCATATTGAAACCTCTTCAGCATTCGATATAGATATCGTTGAAAAATTAAAGGCTTCAGGGAAAATAACCGATGAAACTTATGTGTTGAGTAACGGCTTTAAGCGTGCCCAATATATTACCAATATTGCAAGGTTAATCAATAATGGCCATAAGAATTGTATTCCCATAATAGATAATTACGAGGAGATTGATTTGCTTTCAGCTGCAATTAACAAAAAGTACAATATAGGTATCAGGATTGCATCGGAAGAGGAACCGAAATTTGAATTCTATACCTCCAGACTTGGTATTGGCTACAAAAACATTGTGCCTTTCTACAAGGCGCAGATACAGGGGGACAAGAAAGTTAGGTTGAAAATGCTTCATTTTTTCATTAATACCGGTATTCGCGATAATGCTTATTATTGGAACGAACTTTCTAAGTGCCTTAAGGTTTATACCAATTTGAAAAAGATTTGTCCAACCTTAGACAGTTTGAATATTGGAGGAGGTTTTCCTATCAAAAATTCGTTGGCATTCGATTTTGATTATGAGTATATGGTAGACGAAATTTTGAACCAAGTTAAAATTGCTTGTGATGAGGAAGAGGTGCCAGTACCGCATATTTTTACTGAGTTTGGAAGTTTTACCGTGGGTGAAAGTGGCGGAGCCATTTATGAAGTATTGTATCAAAAACAACAAAACGACAGGGAAAAGTGGAATATGATTAATTCATCATTCATAACCACTTTACCAGATACTTGGGCCATTAACAAACGTTTTATAATGCTACCTATAAACCGATGGTACGATTCTTACGAACGTGTTCTCCTTGGTGGTCTTACGTGCGATAGCGATGATTATTATAACTCTGAGCAGCACATGAATGCTATTTACCTTCCTAAATACAATAAGGAAAAACCTTTGTACATAGGCTTTTTTAATACTGGTGCCTATCAAGAAACCATAGGTGGTTATGGTGGATTGCAGCACTGCTTGATTCCTACGCCAAAATATTTGCTAATAGACAAAGATGATGAGGGGAATCTAAAAACTTCAATTTTTAATGAACAACAAACAAGCGAAGAATTTTTACAAATTTTAGGTTACAATGAGTAA
- a CDS encoding glycosyltransferase family 2 protein: MTISVIIPAYNEEASIGKVVKDIPNMVEEVIVINNNSSDNTSIVAKQAGAIVLDEPNPGYGNACLKGMDYLAKQSKKPDIVVFLDGDYSDYPEDLVPLINPIVEKDMDFVIGARNSRLRENGSMTPQQIFGNWLATTLMRIFYGAKFTDLGPFRAIKYEKLLELGMEDKNYGWTVEMQLKALRHNLNYIEIPVRYRNRIGISKVSGTLKGSVLAGIKIIGWIIKYGLKK; this comes from the coding sequence ATGACTATTTCTGTCATTATTCCTGCATATAATGAAGAGGCTTCCATTGGAAAAGTGGTTAAGGACATTCCAAACATGGTTGAAGAGGTAATTGTGATAAATAACAACTCTAGCGATAATACTTCAATTGTTGCAAAACAAGCTGGAGCCATTGTCCTAGACGAACCTAACCCTGGCTATGGCAACGCATGTCTAAAAGGGATGGATTATCTTGCCAAACAGTCTAAAAAGCCAGATATTGTAGTGTTTTTGGATGGAGATTATAGCGACTACCCTGAGGATCTGGTACCACTAATTAATCCAATCGTGGAAAAAGATATGGATTTTGTAATTGGAGCAAGAAATAGTCGACTACGGGAAAACGGTTCTATGACACCTCAACAAATTTTCGGGAATTGGTTAGCCACAACTTTAATGCGAATATTTTATGGAGCAAAGTTTACCGATTTAGGCCCTTTTCGTGCCATTAAATACGAAAAATTACTTGAGCTGGGAATGGAAGACAAAAATTATGGCTGGACGGTAGAAATGCAATTAAAAGCATTAAGACATAATCTTAATTACATAGAAATTCCAGTGCGGTATAGAAACCGAATTGGTATTTCTAAAGTCTCTGGGACATTAAAAGGGAGTGTACTTGCCGGAATTAAAATAATTGGTTGGATCATTAAATATGGATTAAAGAAGTGA
- a CDS encoding VOC family protein, whose translation MASKFHLALPCLSISKVRKFYVDGLGAKEGRSAQNWIDIDLFGNQMTFTKSGPFNFESKSYSFNGEILPSFHFGIILEREDWLNLKHTVTVNKIPLKSEIQFLNGKKGEHESFFIEDPNGFTVEFKCFTQTDQVFTKA comes from the coding sequence ATGGCCTCAAAATTTCACTTGGCCTTACCCTGTCTTAGCATAAGCAAGGTTCGGAAATTTTACGTAGATGGTCTTGGCGCCAAAGAAGGACGATCCGCCCAAAATTGGATAGATATAGACCTTTTTGGTAACCAAATGACCTTTACTAAGTCTGGCCCGTTTAATTTTGAAAGTAAAAGCTACTCCTTTAATGGAGAAATATTGCCATCCTTCCATTTTGGAATAATTCTGGAAAGGGAGGATTGGCTAAATTTAAAACATACGGTTACGGTTAATAAAATTCCACTTAAGTCTGAGATTCAATTTTTAAATGGTAAAAAGGGTGAACATGAATCTTTTTTTATTGAGGATCCAAATGGCTTTACGGTTGAATTTAAATGCTTTACTCAAACAGATCAGGTTTTCACCAAGGCTTAA
- a CDS encoding putative hexosyltransferase has protein sequence MNFNTSKYLPLLLGIIVSLFLYGSFGYDLERENTLELLGLYVGLFFLYLYFLNCSCHNWKLLIAAGVLFRLVFLFALPNLSQDFYRFIWDGHLVAEGINPFVNTPDELVKVGKVSLPKWRELHQGMGPLSAGNHSNYPPINQLLFWISAIIGGSSLLGSVIVLRLTIFLAEIGVVVIGTRLLKHFNLSKELILLYFLNPLVVIELSGNLHFEGVMLLAILISLWFLQKGNWKFSALFLAISISVKLIPLMFLPLYYQYFRNNEQSPTKGLAKFIKFVLLGLFFSALTFTPFINNNLIENYTNTVALWFNKFEFNASIYYLFREIGFLVSGYNQIAFIGKLLAILVLGIIFALVIFKKNETIKSLLLSMVLALGSYLFLSTTVHPWYLITLIGISIFTTFRFPIVWSLMIVLSYTAYANPNYQENPWVLAIEYLVVFGYFYSEIRNRKENFNWVKPW, from the coding sequence ATGAACTTTAATACCTCAAAATATCTTCCTCTCTTACTTGGCATTATTGTTTCCCTCTTTTTATATGGAAGTTTTGGCTATGATTTAGAAAGAGAAAATACCTTAGAACTTTTAGGACTTTATGTAGGTCTGTTTTTTTTATACCTCTATTTTTTGAATTGCAGTTGCCATAATTGGAAATTGCTCATAGCAGCGGGAGTCCTTTTCCGATTGGTCTTTCTTTTCGCACTACCAAACCTGTCCCAAGATTTTTATCGTTTTATTTGGGACGGCCATCTTGTGGCTGAAGGTATAAATCCATTTGTCAATACTCCAGATGAATTAGTAAAAGTGGGAAAAGTCAGCCTTCCAAAGTGGCGAGAGTTACACCAAGGCATGGGCCCGTTAAGTGCAGGCAATCATAGCAACTATCCTCCTATCAACCAGCTATTATTTTGGATTTCTGCAATAATTGGAGGAAGTTCATTACTAGGATCAGTTATCGTATTACGACTAACCATATTTCTGGCTGAAATAGGTGTAGTCGTTATTGGAACAAGACTGCTCAAGCACTTTAATTTATCAAAGGAGTTGATTCTTCTTTACTTTCTAAATCCACTTGTGGTTATTGAATTATCGGGTAATCTCCATTTTGAAGGAGTAATGCTGCTAGCTATATTGATATCTCTGTGGTTTTTACAAAAAGGCAATTGGAAATTTTCTGCCCTTTTTCTAGCAATATCAATTTCAGTAAAATTAATTCCCTTGATGTTTTTGCCTCTTTATTATCAATATTTCCGAAATAATGAACAATCCCCAACTAAGGGTTTGGCCAAATTCATAAAATTCGTGTTGTTAGGCCTGTTCTTTTCTGCACTAACCTTCACCCCATTTATCAACAACAACTTAATTGAAAATTATACGAACACCGTTGCCTTATGGTTCAATAAGTTTGAGTTTAACGCCAGTATTTACTATTTGTTTAGGGAAATTGGTTTTTTAGTAAGTGGTTACAATCAAATCGCATTCATAGGAAAACTACTGGCAATTTTAGTATTGGGAATTATTTTTGCCTTAGTGATATTCAAAAAAAACGAAACAATAAAATCACTTTTATTATCAATGGTTTTGGCATTGGGCTCATATCTATTTCTTTCCACAACAGTACATCCATGGTATTTAATAACCCTTATAGGCATAAGTATTTTTACAACCTTTAGATTCCCTATTGTTTGGAGTTTGATGATTGTTCTCAGCTATACTGCCTATGCCAATCCAAATTATCAAGAAAACCCATGGGTTTTGGCAATAGAATACTTGGTAGTTTTTGGATATTTCTACTCTGAAATTAGAAATAGAAAAGAAAATTTTAATTGGGTTAAGCCTTGGTGA
- the speB gene encoding agmatinase — MSKTFAGISDQYSKLETAKIVLIPVPYDGTSTWQKGADKGPEALLHAADNMELYDIETDTEVYKQGIHVTEPITEASSPEAVVNEVHETVKKHIKKNKFVTVVGGEHSISIGTIRAFNETFDDLTVLHIDAHADLRKSYLGSKFNHACAVYEASQTTNLVQVGIRSMDALELSVMDEERVFFAHDMATEEFWSDAVVELLTDNVFITFDLDALDPSIMPSTGTPEPGGLLWYETLDFLKKVFEEKNVVGFDIMELCPKKTNKAPDMLAARLYYKMLSYKFKDTSADEDDNNFDDDDSGLNKFSKFSDDDDL; from the coding sequence ATGAGTAAAACATTTGCTGGAATATCTGATCAGTATTCCAAATTAGAAACAGCAAAGATTGTGCTGATTCCTGTGCCATATGATGGTACAAGTACTTGGCAAAAAGGGGCTGATAAAGGTCCTGAAGCTTTATTGCATGCGGCAGATAATATGGAGCTTTATGATATAGAAACCGATACGGAGGTATATAAACAAGGCATCCATGTTACAGAACCAATTACAGAGGCCTCAAGTCCAGAAGCCGTGGTAAATGAAGTGCATGAAACGGTTAAGAAGCATATCAAAAAAAATAAGTTTGTTACTGTTGTAGGTGGCGAACATTCCATTTCAATAGGAACCATACGTGCCTTTAACGAAACCTTTGATGACCTTACAGTTTTGCACATTGATGCCCATGCAGACTTACGTAAGTCCTATTTGGGAAGTAAGTTCAATCATGCTTGTGCTGTTTATGAGGCCAGCCAAACCACCAATTTGGTACAGGTGGGTATACGATCAATGGATGCTTTGGAGTTATCTGTAATGGATGAGGAAAGAGTATTTTTTGCGCATGATATGGCCACGGAAGAATTTTGGTCTGATGCAGTAGTCGAATTGCTCACCGATAATGTTTTTATTACCTTCGATTTGGATGCCTTAGACCCATCCATAATGCCATCTACTGGAACTCCAGAGCCAGGTGGACTATTATGGTACGAAACTTTAGACTTTTTAAAAAAGGTATTCGAAGAGAAAAATGTGGTTGGTTTCGATATTATGGAACTATGCCCGAAAAAAACGAATAAGGCTCCTGATATGCTGGCAGCCAGATTATATTACAAAATGCTGAGTTATAAATTCAAGGATACATCTGCAGATGAAGATGACAACAATTTTGACGACGACGACTCAGGATTAAATAAATTTTCTAAATTTAGTGACGATGACGACCTCTAA
- a CDS encoding deoxyhypusine synthase family protein: MTTSKGQISNFIEKYYLHFNAAALVDAAKAYEQQLENGAKMLVSLAGAMSTAELGKIFAEMIRKDKVQIVSCTGANLEEDIMNLVAHSHYERVPHYRDLTPQEEWDLLERGLNRVTDTCIPEEEAFRRLQEHIYKIWKEADDKGERYFPHEFMYKMLLSGVLEEYYEIDLKDSWMYAAAEKNLPMVVPGWEDSTMGNIFASYVIKGELKATTMKSGIEYMTFLADWYTSNSGNGIGFFQIGGGIAGDFPICVVPMLYQDLEREDTPFWSYFCQISDSTTSYGSYSGAIPNEKITWGKLGIDTPKFIVESDATIVAPLIFAYLLDM; this comes from the coding sequence ATGACGACCTCTAAAGGCCAAATATCAAATTTTATAGAGAAGTATTATTTGCACTTCAACGCTGCGGCATTGGTTGATGCTGCTAAAGCATATGAACAACAGCTGGAGAATGGTGCTAAAATGTTGGTTTCCTTGGCAGGAGCTATGAGTACTGCTGAACTGGGTAAAATCTTTGCCGAAATGATCCGAAAGGATAAAGTGCAAATTGTTTCTTGTACAGGAGCCAATTTAGAAGAAGATATTATGAATTTGGTCGCCCATTCTCATTACGAAAGGGTGCCACATTATAGAGATTTAACACCTCAGGAGGAGTGGGATTTGTTGGAACGTGGCCTTAATAGGGTTACAGATACCTGTATCCCAGAGGAAGAGGCTTTCCGAAGATTGCAAGAGCATATCTATAAAATTTGGAAAGAGGCTGACGATAAAGGAGAACGCTATTTCCCTCATGAATTCATGTATAAAATGCTGCTCTCAGGCGTATTGGAAGAATATTATGAAATTGATTTGAAGGATTCTTGGATGTATGCTGCGGCGGAGAAGAATTTGCCGATGGTGGTTCCTGGTTGGGAAGATAGTACCATGGGGAATATTTTTGCTAGCTATGTTATTAAGGGAGAATTGAAAGCTACCACTATGAAATCTGGTATTGAATACATGACCTTTTTAGCAGATTGGTATACTTCCAATTCAGGAAATGGTATAGGATTTTTTCAAATAGGAGGTGGTATTGCAGGAGATTTTCCAATCTGTGTCGTGCCAATGTTATACCAAGACCTTGAAAGAGAAGATACTCCATTTTGGAGTTATTTCTGTCAAATTAGCGATTCCACAACCAGTTATGGTTCCTATTCGGGGGCTATACCAAACGAAAAGATTACTTGGGGCAAATTAGGAATCGATACCCCAAAATTTATTGTAGAAAGTGATGCAACTATCGTTGCGCCTCTTATATTTGCGTACCTATTAGATATGTAA
- a CDS encoding 4Fe-4S binding protein, with product MHKASENMAIYSPERYPMNTAQRLAVGLGLVGLFILIIALFNETLQPRLGWWLGSMLLISIGIIWFTKASYKKSLEGIHNHGVWFKSISAKGLWAWCSAILITLLYIALYFFPDYLGQGVDGKPNTGLIALFDPFSEFLSGKPASQWFVYGTLYTLAVLAFGYKFLKKYRHNRYQQLRTFSVMFFQLGFAFLLPEIMYRLNSGLPYYDLKNIWPLNYYNFEQYRINDFINSGSIGLFLLIFGVVSIFIITPILTYKYGKRWYCSWVCGCGGLAETAGDPFRHLSDKSLFAWKVERWVVHGVLVFVVLMTTAVIASYLGDDSQDYWLNRDVFLMLVFAFLTAVFLWAIIYKKEELKKDAKYGGIAYFSIIAGLFLIHFLSGINLFLFNAETLRSSYGFLIGSIFSGVIGTGFYPIFGNRVWCRFGCPMAAILGFQQRLFSKFRITTNGGQCISCGNCSTYCEMGIDVRSYAQKGENIVRSSCVGCGICAAVCPRGVLKLENGSMKGRIDSNQVLLGNTPDLITLAEENNN from the coding sequence ATGCATAAGGCCTCAGAAAATATGGCAATTTATTCTCCGGAACGTTATCCCATGAATACGGCGCAGCGCTTGGCTGTTGGATTGGGATTAGTTGGACTTTTCATTCTAATTATTGCCTTATTCAATGAAACCCTGCAACCACGTTTAGGATGGTGGCTAGGTTCCATGTTGCTTATATCAATAGGAATTATTTGGTTTACTAAAGCTAGCTATAAAAAAAGTCTTGAAGGAATTCATAACCATGGAGTATGGTTTAAATCTATTTCTGCTAAGGGTTTATGGGCTTGGTGTTCAGCCATACTTATTACCTTACTTTATATCGCACTATATTTCTTCCCTGATTATTTGGGCCAGGGGGTAGATGGAAAACCAAATACAGGGCTCATTGCTTTGTTCGATCCATTTAGTGAATTTTTAAGCGGTAAACCTGCAAGCCAATGGTTTGTTTATGGTACACTATACACTCTGGCTGTCTTGGCTTTTGGCTATAAATTCTTGAAGAAATATAGACATAATAGATACCAGCAGTTAAGGACTTTTTCGGTAATGTTCTTTCAATTGGGATTTGCTTTTCTCCTGCCAGAAATAATGTATAGACTAAACAGTGGCCTACCTTATTACGATTTAAAAAATATATGGCCACTAAACTATTACAACTTTGAACAATACCGAATTAATGACTTCATCAATAGTGGTTCTATCGGGCTATTTCTATTAATTTTTGGGGTTGTATCGATTTTCATAATTACACCAATTTTAACTTACAAATATGGTAAACGCTGGTATTGCTCATGGGTCTGCGGTTGTGGCGGTTTGGCTGAAACTGCCGGAGATCCTTTTCGGCATTTAAGTGATAAAAGCTTATTTGCTTGGAAGGTTGAACGTTGGGTTGTACACGGTGTTCTTGTTTTTGTGGTTTTAATGACTACCGCAGTAATAGCATCTTATTTGGGAGATGATTCCCAAGACTATTGGCTAAACCGAGATGTATTTCTAATGCTGGTCTTCGCTTTTTTGACTGCGGTATTTTTATGGGCAATTATCTATAAAAAAGAGGAATTAAAAAAGGATGCCAAATATGGAGGTATAGCTTATTTTTCAATAATTGCAGGGCTTTTTTTAATTCATTTTTTAAGCGGTATCAATTTGTTCTTGTTCAATGCTGAAACGCTGCGCTCCTCTTATGGGTTTCTAATCGGCTCGATTTTTTCCGGAGTTATTGGCACTGGATTTTATCCCATTTTTGGCAATCGCGTTTGGTGTCGTTTTGGCTGCCCCATGGCGGCAATTTTAGGCTTTCAACAACGTTTATTTTCAAAATTCAGAATTACCACTAATGGAGGCCAATGTATTTCATGTGGAAACTGTTCTACTTATTGTGAAATGGGAATTGATGTTAGGTCTTATGCCCAAAAAGGCGAAAACATTGTTCGTTCAAGTTGTGTTGGTTGTGGTATTTGTGCGGCTGTGTGCCCTAGAGGTGTTTTAAAATTAGAAAATGGATCAATGAAGGGAAGGATCGATTCAAACCAAGTCCTTTTGGGAAATACTCCAGATTTAATTACTCTTGCGGAAGAAAACAACAATTAA
- a CDS encoding pseudouridine synthase, translating to MSRHQGGNGRGKTSGRGGNGQRKKSYARGNAPIKKNAASSTNAKKEDGLIRLNKYIANSGMCSRREADMYIATGSVTVNGKVVTEMGYRVKLEDDVRFDGRRINPEKPTYILLNKPKGYAVTNSDSKDKTVMDLIASTTSSRVTPVGRLGRGSLGLVLLTNDDKLIQKFTNSNSGVARLFHLELDRNLKYEDFQAIQNGLDIDGKKVEVEDIAYIDNSSKKEIGIKVKNIGNSILRTIFGHLKYDLVKIDCVAIGPLTKKDLPRGRCKHLSQQEINNLMML from the coding sequence ATGAGTAGACATCAAGGAGGAAATGGAAGAGGAAAAACGTCCGGCAGGGGTGGTAACGGGCAGCGCAAGAAAAGTTATGCCAGAGGTAATGCCCCGATAAAAAAGAATGCAGCTTCCTCAACAAATGCTAAAAAAGAGGATGGACTAATCCGTTTAAACAAGTACATTGCTAATTCTGGGATGTGTTCCAGAAGAGAGGCTGATATGTATATTGCCACAGGTAGCGTTACTGTTAACGGGAAAGTGGTTACTGAGATGGGTTATCGCGTAAAATTAGAAGATGATGTGCGCTTCGATGGTCGCCGCATTAATCCTGAAAAGCCGACCTACATTCTTTTGAATAAACCCAAGGGATATGCCGTTACTAACAGTGATAGCAAGGATAAAACCGTAATGGATTTAATTGCCAGCACTACTTCTTCAAGGGTTACACCGGTCGGTCGGTTAGGTAGAGGATCCCTAGGCCTAGTATTGTTGACAAATGATGACAAATTGATTCAGAAATTTACTAATTCAAATTCTGGGGTTGCACGCTTGTTTCACCTTGAATTGGATAGGAATTTAAAGTATGAAGATTTCCAAGCTATACAGAATGGATTAGATATAGATGGGAAGAAAGTAGAGGTTGAGGATATTGCTTATATAGATAATAGCTCAAAAAAGGAAATCGGCATCAAAGTGAAAAATATTGGCAATTCTATTTTGCGTACTATATTCGGACATCTTAAATACGATTTGGTTAAAATAGATTGTGTTGCGATAGGGCCATTGACCAAAAAAGACCTTCCTAGAGGGCGTTGCAAACACCTTTCACAACAAGAAATCAATAATTTGATGATGTTGTGA
- a CDS encoding cellulose synthase family protein codes for MIWKIIVLVIYSLGLLMIFIYALTQLSLLINYLKAKKRQNTLPDLDISEPNNIPFVTIQLPIYNELYVIDRLLENIVQMNYPTEKLEIQVLDDSTDECREIAAMKISELAAKGHNIYHITREDRTGFKAGALKHGLKSSKGEFIAIFDADFLPQPDWLIKTLPYFMNPEIGVVQTKWGHINRDYSMLTKAQAFALDAHFTIEQIGRNFKGHFINFNGTAGIWRKSCIIDSGNWQSDTLTEDLDLSYRAQLNNWKFKYLPNVETPAELPITIGAARSQQFRWNKGGAETFGKMRKRLWRNSFLAKKTTFHGYMHLLNSSMFIGILIVALLSIPILYIKNQSTDLTWYFTIASFFVVTTLIFFICYWYMYRNLYGKKWTDFFRYTVMFFVFFSIAMGFSFHNTVAVLEGHFKKKSEFIRTPKFNVKTIKDNWKNNKYLQKGIKPRHFVEGLLMLYFGFGLYSAFTVTDGGDYGFLPFHLMLFLGFAYVFIKSVLSKA; via the coding sequence GTGATTTGGAAAATAATTGTTTTAGTAATTTATTCCTTGGGGTTATTAATGATTTTTATTTATGCACTAACCCAACTCAGCCTACTCATTAATTACCTGAAGGCTAAAAAGAGACAAAATACCCTACCCGATTTAGATATTTCCGAACCTAACAATATTCCATTTGTAACCATCCAATTACCAATTTATAATGAACTGTACGTCATAGATCGATTATTGGAAAACATAGTGCAGATGAATTATCCAACCGAGAAATTAGAGATTCAGGTTTTGGACGATTCAACGGACGAATGTAGGGAAATAGCTGCCATGAAAATTTCAGAATTGGCGGCAAAGGGTCATAATATATATCATATTACTAGAGAAGACAGAACGGGCTTTAAGGCAGGAGCCTTAAAACATGGCCTCAAATCTTCTAAAGGAGAATTTATTGCAATTTTTGATGCCGATTTCTTACCTCAACCAGACTGGCTTATTAAAACACTGCCTTATTTTATGAACCCTGAAATTGGTGTGGTACAAACAAAGTGGGGGCATATCAATCGTGATTACTCCATGCTTACCAAAGCTCAGGCTTTTGCACTAGATGCTCATTTCACTATAGAGCAGATAGGAAGAAATTTTAAAGGACATTTTATCAATTTTAATGGTACCGCTGGTATTTGGCGTAAATCGTGCATTATAGATTCAGGGAATTGGCAAAGCGATACACTCACTGAAGATTTAGATTTAAGTTATCGAGCCCAACTCAACAATTGGAAATTTAAATATCTCCCCAATGTAGAAACCCCTGCAGAGTTGCCAATAACTATAGGTGCTGCCCGTTCACAGCAATTCCGTTGGAATAAGGGGGGAGCGGAAACTTTTGGAAAAATGAGGAAACGGTTGTGGCGGAATTCATTTTTAGCCAAAAAAACAACTTTCCACGGATACATGCATCTGCTTAACAGTAGTATGTTTATCGGGATTTTGATTGTTGCCTTGTTAAGCATTCCAATTTTATATATAAAAAACCAAAGTACAGACTTAACCTGGTATTTCACCATAGCTAGTTTCTTTGTGGTTACTACTCTTATTTTCTTCATCTGCTATTGGTATATGTACCGCAATTTATATGGGAAAAAGTGGACTGATTTTTTTAGGTATACGGTTATGTTCTTCGTGTTCTTCTCTATTGCTATGGGTTTTTCATTCCACAATACGGTAGCCGTTCTAGAAGGTCATTTTAAGAAAAAAAGTGAATTCATCAGAACTCCAAAGTTTAATGTCAAGACCATTAAGGACAATTGGAAAAATAACAAATACCTTCAAAAGGGTATTAAACCTAGGCATTTTGTTGAAGGTTTATTGATGCTCTATTTTGGATTCGGGCTCTACAGTGCATTTACAGTCACTGATGGCGGAGATTATGGTTTTTTACCGTTCCACCTTATGCTATTTTTGGGATTCGCTTACGTATTCATTAAATCCGTGCTTTCTAAGGCATGA